A section of the Salvelinus fontinalis isolate EN_2023a chromosome 33, ASM2944872v1, whole genome shotgun sequence genome encodes:
- the LOC129832513 gene encoding protein starmaker-like, which produces MTKDSTKDNTKDSTKDSTNDSTKDRAKDSTNDSTKDRAKDSTKDITKDNTNNNTKDSTKDSTKDRAKDSTKDNTKDNTKDNTKDSTKDSTKDRTKDNTKDNTKDSTKDITKDNTKDSTKDRTKDNTKDRAKDNTKYRTKDNTKDNTKDNTKDSTKERTKDNTKDNTKDNTKDSTKDNTKDSTKDSTKDSTKDRTKDNTKDSTKDITKDSTKDSTKDRTKDNTKDRAKYRTNDNTKDNTKDNTKDNTKDNTKDSTKDSTKDSTKDRTNDRTKDNTKDRTKDRAKDRTKDNTKDSTKDRTKDSTKDRTNDSTKDSTNYITKDRTKDRTKDSTKDRTKDRAKDRTKDSTKDRTKDSTKDSTKDRTKGSTKDNTKDNTKDRAKDSTKDRKNDSTKDSTNYITKDRTKDRTKDNTKDNTKDNTKDRAKDSTKDRKTSTRTYTCKRKQFR; this is translated from the coding sequence ATGACAAAGGACAGCACAAAGGACAACACAAAGGACAGCACAAAGGACAGCACAAATGACAGCACAAAAGACAGGGCAAAGGACAGCACAAATGACAGCACAAAGGACAGGGCAAAGGACAGCACAAAGGACATCACAAAGGACAACACAAATAACAACACAAAGGACAGCACAAAGGACAGCACAAAGGACAGGGCAAAGGATAGCACAAAGGACAACACAAAGGACAACACAAAGGACAACACAAAGGACAGTACAAAGGACAGCACAAAGGACAGGACAAAGGACAACACAAAGGACAACACAAAGGACAGCACAAAGGACATCACAAAGGACAACACAAAGGACAGCACAAAGGACAGGACAAAGGACAACACAAAGGACAGGGCAAAGGACAACACAAAGTACAGGACAAAGGACAACACAAAGGACAACACAAAGGACAACACAAAGGACAGCACAAAGGAAAGGACAAAGGACAACACAAAGGACAACACAAAGGACAACACAAAGGACAGCACAAAGGACAACACAAAGGACAGCACAAAGGACAGCACAAAGGACAGCACAAAGGACAGAACAAAGGACAACACAAAGGACAGCACAAAGGACATCACAAAGGACAGCACAAAGGACAGCACAAAGGACAGGACAAAGGACAACACAAAGGACAGGGCAAAGTACAGGACAAATGACAACACAAAGGACAACACAAAGGACAACACAAAGGACAACACAAAGGACAACACAAAGGACAGCACAAAGGACAGCACAAAGGACAGCACAAAGGACAGGACAAATGACAGGACAAAGGACAACACAAAGGACAGGACAAAGGACAGGGCAAAGGACAGGACAAAGGACAACACAAAGGACAGCACAAAGGACAGGACAAAGGACAGCACAAAGGACAGGACAAATGACAGCACAAAGGACAGCACAAATTACATCACAAAGGACAGGACAAAGGACAGAACAAAGGACAGCACAAAGGACAGGACAAAGGACAGGGCAAAGGACAGGACAAAGGACAGCACAAAGGACAGGACAAAGGACAGCACAAAGGACAGCACAAAGGACAGGACTAAGGGGAGCACAAAGGACAACACAAAGGACAACACAAAGGACAGGGCAAAGGACAGCACAAAGGACAGGAAAAATGACAGCACAAAGGACAGCACAAATTACATCACAAAGGACAGGACAAAGGACAGAACAAAGGACAACACAAAGGACAACACAAAGGACAACACAAAGGACAGGGCAAAGGATAGCACAAAGGACAGGAAAACAAGTACCAGAACTTACACATGCAAGAGAAAACAATTCAGATAA